In Planococcus shixiaomingii, the DNA window CTTTTCCTTCACTTCGGGAGGTGTTTCTTTTTTCTTTCCTCTGGCTTGAGGCAGCGTTTCTTTTTTCTTCTCCTTGGCTTGAGGTGGTGTTTCTTTTTTCTTCTCCTTCGCTTGAGGAGGGATTTCTTTTTTCTTTTCCTTGGCTTGAGGAGAAACTTCTTTTTTCTTTCCATTAGCTTGAGGAAGAGTTTTCACTTCTTTCTCTTTTGGCCACTTAGTTTTTTTATCATGAACTTTAGGCATTGTTTTTTCTTTTTCTTTTGTTTTCGCTGATGCTTTTTTCTGTTGTGGCGGTGTTCGTTCTTTTTGACTGTTATCCAAAGAATGCGGTTCTTTAAGTTTTTCAGCAAGTTTTTCTTGTTTTTCTAAAGCTTTACGCTGCTTTATTGGTTCTCTTTTTATTTTTGATTCCAGCACCACGTTTTCTGCTCTTTCTTTTTTGGCATATAGTTGTGGCTTTTCGCTTTTCACCAATGTAGATTCAGTAACCAGTTGGCTGACTGGGACGTTCTTTTTAACCGAATTCCTCCACTGAGCTTTTGTCGCCTTTACTAGGCGAATCTTAACATCATCTTTAACAGTATTAGACGAGACTGATTTGACCATTGTTTCTAAAGGCAAACTTGCTTTATTCTCACTGACAGTAGTTATAGTTATTTCTTCTGTATAATTCTTTACGGTGAGAGAAAGTATTTTTTCCAAGACGATATTCAACGGTTGGTTTTTCCACTTCTCTAGTTTAATGGCCAACTCTTCACCGTCGGTATTCAATCCTCGCAAAGTTACGATTTGCCCCTCTTCACTTATGCCCAGTTCCAATCCAGGATTGATTTGTACTTGAACATAAGCATAAGCTTCTTCGGGCGGTGCAAGA includes these proteins:
- a CDS encoding anti-sigma-I factor RsgI family protein, with product MPGNPTTELAVGEEGYFYPRPAKSAFARKSIWAPVLVAVAAFVLLFSVLAPPEEAYAYVQVQINPGLELGISEEGQIVTLRGLNTDGEELAIKLEKWKNQPLNIVLEKILSLTVKNYTEEITITTVSENKASLPLETMVKSVSSNTVKDDVKIRLVKATKAQWRNSVKKNVPVSQLVTESTLVKSEKPQLYAKKERAENVVLESKIKREPIKQRKALEKQEKLAEKLKEPHSLDNSQKERTPPQQKKASAKTKEKEKTMPKVHDKKTKWPKEKEVKTLPQANGKKKEVSPQAKEKKKEIPPQAKEKKKETPPQAKEKKKETLPQARGKKKETPPEVKEKKTEKRKQDVKKKAVEKKKPKAPKKEKNPNKQSSKVKGNKEKKE